The sequence below is a genomic window from Acetivibrio clariflavus DSM 19732.
ACTTCGAAGTTATACTGGTCGTTTTGACAATGATTTACATCCCACATAGTTAAAGAACAACTGAAGTATAATTGTGCATTTTTGTTCTTTAAGAAGATTTACATCCCACATAGTTAAAGAACAACGTTGACAGCTAGCACTAGTTATAATGTAATAATTGTATTTACATCCCACATAGTTAAAGAACAACGAGCAATGGAAAAACTGCCTCGAACCTCATAGATGAATTTACATCCCACATAGTTAAAGAACAACTCATGTTCTTTACAGCTAAATCTTCGCTGATTATTACTATTTACATCCCACATAGTTAAAGAACAACTAACGGATTAATGAAAACCCCGAACTGTTGGTATAAATTTACATCCCACATAGTTAAAGAACAACCGGATATGTGCCATCCTTGACCTTCTCCCAGACATCATTTACATCCCACATAGTTAAAGAACAACTTAACTTCTTTATTTTTAATTGCATTTCTCCAATAATCATTTACATCCCACATAGTTAAAGAACAACGTACAGGAGTAAAAATGCCATTGGGTATAGCTACTATTTACATCCCACATAGTTAAAGAACAACTTAACTTATACAAAATTAAAAGACTTTCCAAATGGATTTACATCCCACATAGTTAAAGAACAACTGAAAAAGTATCAGATATGAATATTTTAATACAAAAATTTACATCCCACATAGTTAAAGAACAACGGTTCCTGGTGTAGGAGGTAAAGGCATTAATATTAATTTACATCCCACATAGTTAAAGAACAACTTAATTTCAATCATCTCCTTTTTTGTTATATAATAATTTACATCCCACATAGTTAAAGAACAACTGAGAAACTGGAGACAGAGATTGCGGAACTAAAGAAATTTACATCCCACATAGTTAAAGAACAACGGAATATGAATTCAGACCTAAAAATGCAGAATTTGTCATATTTACATCCCACATAGTTAAAGAACAACTTGAAGACCAGACAGTCTTCAAAGGAACAGCAAGATATGAATTTACATCCCACATAGTTAAAGAACAACGAAATTGTTTTTGTAATCAACCAATATGATTATTCATTTACATCCCACATAGTTAAAGAACAACTTTGTGGTTCTGGATTTTTATTAATCCTTCATTTTTATTTACATCCCACATAGTTAAAGAACAACGTTCTTGAGTTTGTATAGACAAACTTTTAAATTCTCCATTTACATCCCACATAGTTAAAGAACAACGAATATGTTGGAGATGGTTATACAAGCAGTTGAAAAATTTACATCCCACATAGTTAAAGAACAACTGGCTTGTAGCAAAGTCATATATTCCAACAATATCATTTACATCCCACATAGTTAAAGAACAACCTTTTGTTAGGGCGTATAAGCCGTATTTTGATGATACATTTACATCCCACATAGTTAAAGAACAACCAACCATCCACACTGTCGACTTCTCGACCAATCCACATTTACATCCCACATAGTTAAAGAACAACTATGATGGTACAAAGTGGTTCTTATCCCAATATGATAATTTACATCCCACATAGTTAAAGAACAACGCGATATAGTCAACACCCTTCGGCGTGACGAATGTCATTTACATCCCACATAGTTAAAGAACAACGACCCTATAAAAAGCATAAGTTCATATTCATTTTCATTTACATCCCACATAGTTAAAGAACAACCAACATAGATTATACAAATCCGAAGGTCCACGAGAATTTACATCCCACATAGTTAAAGAACAACTAAAAATATCAAATCCAGATGCTAAGCCAGAAGAAATATTTACATCCCACATAGTTAAAGAACAACTATAGAATAGCTTTGTCTACTGCAAGGCCAATAGACATTTACATCCCACATAGTTAAAGAACAACGTATTCGTTCTCAAAATCATAATCAATATTCTGCGTATTTACATCCCACATAGTTAAAGAACAACTCTTTTTTATTTGACAGTTCTTAAAAAAGATGTTAAACATTTACATCCCACATAGTTAAAGAACAACCGGTACCAAAGCCGTGACAGTGATACCGGCATGCCAATTTACATCCCACATAGTTAAAGAACAACTTTAGAAAATAAGATATATTCTTTAATGTCTAAGTTATTTACATCCCACATAGTTAAAGAACAACCGGCCCAACTGAATGTAACCAGTCTGAACTCATCTAATTTACATCCCACATAGTTAAAGAACAACCTTTGAGTCCTACAGATACGCTTGAAGTTACATATATATTTACATCCCACATAGTTAAAGAACAACAAGGGATAACGGCTCAGGAGGCAGAGAATATTGACCATTTACATCCCACATAGTTAAAGAACAACACTTCATATTCGTCCGCTGTAGGATGTGCCATGTGGATTTACATCCCACATAGTTAAAGAACAACGGGGAGTCGAACCCCTCGCCTGTTCTGTTTGGTAACGTATTTACATCCCACATAGTTAAAGAACAACCTTAAATTGTTGTCATAGATGTACTTCCAAATGTCAATTTACATCCCACATAGTTAAAGAACAACTCATATTTTATAAACGCAGTAAAAAAAGCCTGCACAATTTACATCCCACATAGTTAAAGAACAACTCAATTTAAAGTTAAATTTTCCGCAGTTTAATTTTTATTTACATCCCACATAGTTAAAGAACAACGACAACCCTAAACAAATGGAAAGTGATGCCCAAGAATATTTACATCCCACATAGTTAAAGAACAACTCAAAGTTAGAAGATGAAAACATCGAAAGATTTAAAGTATTTACATCCCACATAGTTAAAGAACAACCGTTATATGTATGCAAGACAACGATAAAGGTTATCTATTTACATCCCACATAGTTAAAGAACAACTTGTGCCGACTCTATTGGGAGCAGTGCAAAAGCTAAATTTACATCCCACATAGTTAAAGAACAACAGTGACATTATGCCGCTCGGAACTGGAATAGTTCTTTTACATTTACATCCCACATAGTTAAAGAACAACTTGATGTCAGGTTTATACTGCAGAACGGAGAAATTCATTTACATCCCACATAGTTAAAGAACAACGAAAATGGAAGAAGCAAAAGTAATTCAAGCATTACAATTTACATCCCACATAGTTAAAGAACAACTGGGTAAAAGCTTGGGATGGAATAAAAAATATATTTTTATTTACATCCCACATAGTTAAAGAACAACGGAGTAGCATGGAATAATGGATATAGAATTTCTTCGACATTTACATCCCACATAGTTAAAGAACAACCTGAAACGGTCCAGTTTATGCACAATCACAGCACCAAACATTTACATCCCACATAGTTAAAGAACAACTTTAAACTGCTTGCACAAAAGGCATAAGTGTTTATTATTTACATCCCACATAGTTAAAGAACAACGAGCCACCAGCACATACAAAACCTACACCATCAAGATTTACATCCCACATAGTTAAAGAACAACAGGCAAGTCTAGGAAAACCTCTGAAGCGTTGACGCCCTTTCCCATTTACATCCCACATAGTTAAAGAACAACCTAGACGATATTGATATTTATACAGGTCCTGGTCCATTTACATCCCACATAGTTAAAGAACAACCCCATTTTCAACAATTCTAAAAAGCTCTATTTTATCCCTTTTTTATAGGATTCATGAGCCTTGAAATCAAATAAAACTGCAGTAATCTTCCAATAATGTTTTCATAAAAAACTCAAATATGCTTCCTAGCATCTGATTTTAAAATGCTACAAGTAAATTTTATAAAAATCCGGTTTGCTGCAAAATTATAATATTAATTCATCTAAAGCTTTTTCTTTTCCAATTTTAATTTTATTAATATTTTTTGGAATTTCTACTACATAGATATATATTGAATCCTCATTTTTGTCAATAATTTTACCAATCTGTCCAATACATTTCTGCAACTTGCCCTCTGTAATCTCTCCCTCAAAAACTGAATTTTGTGTCCAAATTAAATATTTTTTTAGTAACTTTCTTACTTTATTAACTTTCTTAACTTCAACATCATATGTCAATACAACAAAAATATCTACCACCACGCTTTCAAGGGTTTATATATTTCATCATCAATAAAATATTTGATAAGCTTATAACATTCAAGCCTGATAAAACTCTTATAAGAGACATTTCTATTAAGCTTTCTATGCCGGATAGTAACTGCAAGCTTTTTTTCATATTCAGTAATAAACTTTCTTCTTCCAGAGTCATTTAACATACAGATTCCGTCTTTTGTACTGAAATCATCTTTATTTATAATTCTGTTAATCAACTTTCGCACGTGAATAATGTGCACTGAACATTGAAAAATCAATAGATTTGGGCAATAAAAAAGTACAAGAACCCCCTTCTATGTGATATAATAGAAGTACCCAAACCCTATTAAATCGACAATTTGGAGGTTCTTGAACATGTCTATTGTATCACAGAAGGTTAAGGAAGAAAATAGATTTTCTTTGACAGTTGATAACTTTTTCAAAATGTTTTCTGTAGGCTATCTGTTAAAAAAGTCAAACGCATATAAAGATAAAGGTATTCCTTGTCTTACGGTATTCAAAGTACTGTTTGAACTTGTTTTTACAGGCAAAAATCTGTTTATGAACTATAAAGCAGAAAGCTTTGATATACCATTTGCAAGGGATGTGGTCTACAGATTCTTAAATTCCATACATATCAACTGGCAAAGATTTTTATATTTGCTTTCTGCAAAGGTCATAAATCATCATATCGATAGATTAACGTCAGATGAACGGGTTGATGCCTTTGTAATTGACGATTCCTTCTACAGTAGGACAAGAAGCAAGTCAGTTGAGCTTTTAAGTTGGGTCAAAGATCATGCTGACGGCAATAAGAATAAAAAAGGCTTTCGTATGCTTACACTTGGTTGGACAGACGGTAATTCATTTATTCCTGTGGCCTTCAACCTTTTAAGTTCAACAAATCCAAGGGTTTGCATTAATCCAGCGAAAA
It includes:
- the cas2 gene encoding CRISPR-associated endonuclease Cas2; this translates as MFVVLTYDVEVKKVNKVRKLLKKYLIWTQNSVFEGEITEGKLQKCIGQIGKIIDKNEDSIYIYVVEIPKNINKIKIGKEKALDELIL
- a CDS encoding CRISPR-associated endonuclease Cas1, encoding MINRIINKDDFSTKDGICMLNDSGRRKFITEYEKKLAVTIRHRKLNRNVSYKSFIRLECYKLIKYFIDDEIYKPLKAWW